The following proteins are co-located in the Pedobacter sp. FW305-3-2-15-E-R2A2 genome:
- a CDS encoding RagB/SusD family nutrient uptake outer membrane protein, with protein sequence MKPIQIKTMIGLGLMMVFSAGCSKILDEEPRSIFTPDYFKTEAGVKGGLTAMYGHLRNIYGQAYYYNSCITGTDEATWGKDADGNFKDMDCSGVGSIQSTSFPSSILWGEAFPNINTASGVIENASAVGISNTLVAEARFFRAFDYFLLVQTFGGVPLDLGSGELKFNINPVRTSVRNTVTEVYTKAIFPDLLKAVTDLPVTARVTGGVTQTLARLFLAKAYLTYGWWLQNPNNIPTYPASDRKDPDGHDAGWYFQQAYDVAATAIDNPGSFGLVDTYYDVNWAGNDRNKELLLYADHTESSEKFNGGSLTFGSGGAPDNFSSWMLTWNYPNIRSSGISSVQREAAQALGRPWNRMAPTIEVIKNTFADKTNDSRYDGTFTTVYRGNWPKGYNPASSAPASLVNANGMSVVPGDAILTFLNEDNASVTYPAGAGISNVGAGILPGRADYVIAPGGISRIVYPGLWKLGPYRTDNGTGLGQPNAASTRPFPVAKFSELYFVAAEAAVKGAVPKAGKSARELINVIRGRAGKWRWDNNGNKAKAEDNSAALIAATPATIDINYILAERSREYYAEGYRRFDLIRTQKWAELSATYTICGTAIGDHTPVTITRTITPNLYLRPIPQGQIDGMQMSAAEKQAYQNPGYAN encoded by the coding sequence ATGAAACCTATACAAATAAAAACGATGATAGGGCTGGGGCTGATGATGGTATTTTCAGCAGGATGCTCAAAAATTTTAGATGAAGAGCCACGCAGTATTTTTACGCCTGACTATTTTAAAACCGAAGCTGGTGTTAAAGGTGGATTAACGGCAATGTACGGCCACCTGCGTAATATATACGGACAAGCTTATTATTATAACTCTTGTATCACCGGGACCGATGAGGCGACATGGGGCAAGGATGCAGATGGTAATTTTAAGGATATGGACTGTTCCGGCGTGGGTTCTATCCAGTCGACAAGTTTCCCGAGCAGTATTTTATGGGGGGAAGCTTTTCCTAACATCAACACTGCGAGTGGGGTGATTGAGAATGCCAGTGCAGTAGGCATTTCTAATACCTTAGTTGCCGAAGCGAGGTTCTTCAGGGCATTTGATTATTTTTTGCTGGTGCAAACATTCGGTGGGGTGCCACTCGATCTAGGTTCCGGTGAACTTAAATTTAACATCAATCCGGTAAGAACATCTGTGCGGAATACGGTAACTGAAGTCTATACCAAAGCGATATTCCCAGACCTGCTGAAAGCAGTAACGGATTTGCCGGTAACTGCACGTGTTACCGGAGGTGTAACGCAAACACTTGCAAGGTTATTTTTGGCGAAGGCTTACCTTACTTATGGCTGGTGGCTTCAAAACCCAAACAATATCCCTACTTATCCTGCAAGTGACAGAAAAGATCCTGACGGACATGATGCGGGCTGGTATTTTCAACAGGCTTATGATGTGGCAGCCACGGCTATCGACAATCCCGGATCCTTTGGACTGGTGGATACCTATTATGACGTGAACTGGGCAGGTAATGACCGTAACAAAGAGCTGTTATTATATGCAGATCATACCGAGAGCAGCGAAAAATTTAATGGAGGAAGTTTAACCTTTGGCTCAGGTGGTGCCCCTGATAACTTTTCAAGCTGGATGCTGACCTGGAATTACCCCAATATCAGAAGTTCAGGAATCAGCTCTGTACAGCGGGAAGCAGCACAGGCCCTTGGACGTCCATGGAACCGTATGGCGCCGACAATTGAGGTCATTAAGAATACTTTTGCCGACAAAACTAACGATTCGCGTTATGACGGAACTTTCACGACGGTTTACCGTGGCAACTGGCCTAAGGGCTACAACCCGGCTTCAAGTGCTCCGGCTTCTCTGGTCAATGCCAATGGCATGTCGGTGGTACCGGGAGATGCCATTTTAACTTTTCTGAATGAGGACAATGCATCCGTGACCTACCCGGCCGGCGCAGGAATCAGTAACGTGGGTGCCGGTATTTTACCGGGAAGAGCAGATTACGTAATCGCGCCAGGTGGGATCAGCAGAATCGTATATCCGGGACTTTGGAAGCTTGGGCCATACCGCACAGATAACGGTACCGGACTGGGACAACCAAATGCCGCAAGTACCCGTCCTTTCCCCGTTGCCAAATTTTCTGAACTCTATTTTGTTGCTGCCGAGGCAGCGGTAAAAGGAGCAGTACCTAAAGCTGGTAAAAGTGCCCGTGAGTTGATCAATGTGATTCGTGGCAGGGCCGGAAAATGGCGTTGGGACAACAATGGGAATAAAGCTAAGGCAGAAGATAACAGTGCGGCCTTAATTGCAGCAACGCCGGCAACAATTGACATTAATTATATCCTGGCAGAGCGTTCTCGTGAATATTATGCGGAAGGTTACCGCAGGTTTGATTTGATACGGACGCAAAAATGGGCCGAATTGTCTGCTACCTATACAATTTGTGGAACGGCTATAGGTGACCATACTCCGGTAACTATAACGCGTACCATTACCCCAAATCTTTATTTACGGCCAATCCCGCAAGGACAGATTGATGGAATGCAAATGTCTGCTGCAGAGAAACAAGCGTATCAGAATCCGGGATATGCAAATTAA